A stretch of Metabacillus sp. FJAT-52054 DNA encodes these proteins:
- a CDS encoding YpoC family protein, producing the protein MPNKLYPIPQGFLLSPYMNGPDVYMDLARSPLETIREFPLAFDLLYELKEPITWKPWEQDAEPIDSLFAEWGRKREEQKERFQQNKRADAALMGYSYCAFIACLHWINGQSVSSLKPDLVHLGIKPVNSVERLQYIRENPLQFHSFIQLKEMFAELEKMHKKKLLLSTFNKEKPLG; encoded by the coding sequence ATGCCAAATAAGCTTTATCCAATACCTCAAGGCTTTTTGCTTTCTCCTTATATGAATGGCCCGGACGTTTATATGGATTTAGCCCGGTCTCCGCTTGAAACAATTAGGGAATTTCCTCTTGCGTTTGATCTCCTATATGAGTTGAAAGAACCCATCACATGGAAACCGTGGGAACAGGATGCTGAACCAATTGATTCCTTGTTTGCTGAATGGGGGCGGAAAAGGGAGGAGCAGAAGGAGCGGTTCCAGCAAAATAAAAGAGCAGATGCTGCTCTGATGGGATATTCCTATTGTGCTTTTATAGCATGTCTGCACTGGATTAATGGCCAGAGTGTTTCCTCATTAAAGCCTGATCTCGTTCACTTGGGCATAAAACCTGTTAATTCAGTAGAGAGACTTCAATATATACGTGAAAATCCTCTTCAATTCCATTCATTTATTCAATTGAAAGAGATGTTTGCAGAATTAGAAAAAATGCACAAGAAGAAACTGCTTCTTTCAACATTTAATAAGGAAAAGCCGCTTGGATGA
- the nth gene encoding endonuclease III, whose product MLTNIQMREALDTMGELFPDAHCELVHANPFELVIAVALSAQCTDVLVNKVTKSLFQKYKTPEDYLAVSLEELQEDIRSIGLYRNKAKNIRNLCSILLEQYNGEVPKVRDELIKLPGVGRKTANVVVSVAFGVPAIAVDTHVERVSKRLGFCRWKDSVLEVEKTLMKKIPAEEWSDTHHRMIFFGRYHCKAQAPKCAECPLLHMCREGGKRLKKGLIQYAK is encoded by the coding sequence ATGCTTACAAATATTCAAATGAGAGAAGCACTTGATACGATGGGGGAGCTGTTTCCTGATGCTCATTGTGAATTGGTTCACGCCAATCCTTTTGAACTGGTGATCGCTGTTGCTCTTTCTGCACAATGTACAGATGTTCTCGTAAATAAAGTAACCAAAAGCCTTTTTCAAAAATATAAAACGCCTGAAGACTATCTGGCTGTGTCCTTAGAAGAGCTTCAAGAAGATATCCGTTCGATTGGATTGTATCGGAATAAAGCCAAAAATATCCGTAATTTATGTTCAATTCTGCTCGAGCAGTATAATGGAGAAGTTCCCAAAGTTAGAGATGAATTGATCAAGCTCCCTGGAGTAGGCAGAAAAACAGCTAATGTCGTTGTATCTGTTGCATTTGGTGTTCCTGCCATCGCGGTTGATACGCATGTGGAGAGGGTTTCTAAAAGACTTGGATTCTGCCGCTGGAAGGACTCTGTTCTGGAAGTAGAAAAGACGCTTATGAAAAAAATACCGGCAGAAGAGTGGTCTGATACACACCATCGGATGATTTTCTTCGGCCGTTATCACTGCAAAGCACAGGCCCCTAAGTGCGCGGAATGCCCATTGCTGCATATGTGCAGAGAAGGCGGGAAACGGTTGAAAAAGGGGCTTATACAATATGCCAAATAA
- a CDS encoding DnaD domain-containing protein, whose amino-acid sequence MKKEQFISIQMEGSLSIPGILFLNYPKLGLSEPEMMLIFQVQLFIQQGKLFPTPDELAARMSASSPDCSMMLRSLIQRGFLKIEDEDIQSVRFEKYSLEPLWDKLYRFLTEAKIEQCEPEKTEESLYSVFEQEFGRPLSPFECETLGIWMDQDHHDHDIIKAALRESVISGKLNFRYIDRILFEWKRNGIKTIQQAKDHSRQFRQGQGKGRKSEQQTDEPYQRKVPFYNWLEN is encoded by the coding sequence ATGAAAAAAGAACAGTTCATATCCATTCAAATGGAGGGATCTTTATCGATTCCCGGCATTTTATTTTTAAATTATCCAAAGCTTGGGCTCTCAGAACCTGAAATGATGCTCATCTTTCAGGTACAGCTGTTTATCCAGCAAGGCAAGCTTTTTCCAACACCGGATGAACTGGCTGCCAGAATGTCTGCCTCATCTCCGGATTGCTCCATGATGCTAAGAAGCCTCATTCAAAGAGGATTTTTAAAAATAGAGGACGAAGACATTCAGTCGGTCCGATTTGAAAAGTACTCTCTTGAGCCGCTTTGGGATAAACTGTACCGTTTCCTTACAGAAGCTAAAATTGAGCAATGTGAGCCTGAAAAAACGGAAGAAAGTCTTTATTCCGTTTTTGAACAGGAATTCGGCCGGCCACTATCACCATTTGAGTGTGAAACGCTCGGTATTTGGATGGACCAGGATCACCATGATCATGACATTATAAAAGCTGCCTTGAGGGAGTCTGTGATCTCAGGCAAGCTTAATTTCCGTTACATCGACAGAATCCTGTTTGAATGGAAGCGAAATGGTATCAAAACAATTCAACAGGCTAAAGACCATTCCAGACAGTTCCGTCAGGGCCAGGGGAAAGGCAGAAAGTCTGAACAGCAGACAGACGAGCCTTATCAGCGGAAGGTTCCTTTCTATAACTGGCTTGAAAATTAA
- a CDS encoding PBP1A family penicillin-binding protein, translating into MSDNYQSREERRRASKPAKQQKNPKNRKNGPLWKKIVLGLLAACVVLMIAGGVAFGVIVAKSPSLDEKKLKSIYTSQVFDKNNKKIFEIGGEEKRTYVAYKDIPKNVENAFLATEDARFYEHSGVDFIRLGGAVLANFKEGFGAEGGSTISQQVIKNYLLTNEKSVERKVQEVWLAFQLERKFSKQEIMELYLNKLYYTGNTYGIGKAAENFYGKDVKDLTLAESAMLAGMVKAPNNYNPRVEPERAAERRNTVLSLMAKHGFITQEEADQAKKADVTAGIAAPKEDKNPYKAFVDKITDEIKDKTDVEVSSSGLKIYTSIDTKAQEYVNALMQGDEINVPESEKFETGLTMLDTQTGEIQALGGKGSQSDFNYATQSRRQPGSTIKPVLDYGPAVEYLKWSTYKQLIDEKYEYENGQPFKNYNDQYHGKVSIREALKESYNVPALKALQEVGLDKAKEFAVGLGMPEKQNYTEAYALGGFDRGVSSLQMAGAYSAFGNSGIYIEPHVVQSVEFQDGTKMDLAPEPKAAMSDATAFIITDMLRSVVNSGTGEAADVPGLDIAGKTGTTNETKDSWFVGYTPSTTISVWTGKNETMSDTEKAFAKKVFKSVMSEVGSDDDSKFKKPASVSEVEVLNNGSEPAIKAGPYTPESQKTTEYFVKGTEPSESSSEYQEPEPEEEPEQPQGVSKPEVSVNFDQAANAISLTWGYDSAEKTNVTFEVTQSQDGGPSQVITSTKDSSFTVPNPQPGSTYQFQVTAIRDNDNTRSEPGAASVTIPAAEEPAPDQDGQTPAEPPADGEQPPGQEPPPGQEPPPGQEPPPTEPPTDGGNDGGTGGQDGQQPGQPGTPPPGQGGTGGTGGTGGTGGTGDDGNPNN; encoded by the coding sequence ATGTCAGATAATTATCAAAGTCGTGAAGAACGAAGAAGGGCCTCAAAACCCGCCAAACAGCAAAAAAATCCTAAAAACCGTAAAAACGGGCCTTTGTGGAAAAAAATAGTCCTTGGATTATTAGCAGCATGTGTTGTTTTAATGATCGCAGGAGGCGTTGCCTTCGGTGTAATTGTTGCAAAATCCCCTTCCTTGGACGAGAAAAAATTGAAATCCATTTATACTTCTCAAGTATTTGATAAAAACAACAAAAAAATATTCGAAATCGGCGGAGAAGAAAAGCGGACATACGTCGCTTATAAAGATATTCCAAAGAATGTGGAAAACGCTTTTCTTGCAACGGAGGACGCCCGATTTTACGAGCATAGCGGGGTCGACTTTATCAGGCTCGGCGGAGCAGTTCTTGCCAACTTCAAAGAAGGCTTCGGAGCGGAAGGCGGAAGTACGATCAGCCAGCAGGTTATCAAAAATTACTTGCTTACAAACGAAAAATCCGTAGAGCGTAAAGTACAGGAAGTATGGCTCGCATTCCAGCTTGAACGGAAATTCTCAAAGCAGGAAATCATGGAGTTATATTTAAACAAGCTTTATTACACCGGCAACACATATGGAATTGGCAAAGCAGCAGAAAACTTCTACGGTAAAGACGTAAAAGATTTAACATTAGCTGAATCAGCCATGCTTGCAGGGATGGTTAAGGCCCCAAATAACTACAATCCGCGTGTTGAACCGGAGCGTGCTGCAGAGCGGAGAAATACGGTCCTCTCCCTGATGGCAAAACACGGGTTTATCACTCAGGAAGAAGCAGATCAGGCAAAGAAAGCTGATGTAACAGCTGGTATTGCCGCTCCTAAGGAAGACAAAAATCCGTACAAAGCATTTGTTGATAAAATTACGGATGAAATTAAAGATAAAACCGATGTTGAGGTAAGTTCATCCGGTTTAAAAATTTATACAAGCATTGATACAAAAGCACAGGAATATGTAAATGCCTTGATGCAGGGCGATGAAATCAATGTGCCCGAAAGCGAAAAATTTGAGACTGGATTGACGATGCTTGATACACAGACTGGGGAGATTCAGGCTTTAGGCGGCAAGGGCTCTCAAAGTGATTTTAATTACGCAACGCAATCCCGCAGACAGCCGGGTTCGACCATTAAACCGGTTCTGGATTACGGTCCTGCCGTGGAGTATTTGAAATGGTCAACGTATAAGCAGCTCATTGATGAAAAGTATGAATATGAAAATGGACAGCCGTTTAAAAATTATAACGATCAATATCACGGTAAAGTATCCATTCGTGAAGCACTGAAAGAATCTTATAACGTTCCAGCATTAAAAGCGCTGCAAGAGGTTGGACTGGATAAAGCAAAGGAATTTGCAGTAGGTCTGGGTATGCCTGAAAAACAGAATTATACAGAAGCATATGCACTTGGCGGATTTGACCGAGGAGTATCCAGTTTACAAATGGCTGGTGCTTACAGTGCGTTCGGAAACAGCGGAATTTATATTGAACCGCACGTTGTTCAATCCGTTGAATTTCAGGATGGAACCAAAATGGATTTAGCTCCGGAACCTAAAGCAGCAATGAGTGACGCAACAGCGTTTATCATTACAGATATGCTTCGTTCTGTCGTAAACAGCGGTACTGGAGAGGCTGCTGATGTACCGGGACTGGATATCGCAGGGAAAACTGGAACAACGAATGAAACGAAAGATTCATGGTTCGTAGGATATACCCCTTCTACTACTATTTCAGTCTGGACGGGGAAAAATGAAACGATGTCTGACACAGAAAAAGCTTTTGCTAAAAAAGTTTTTAAATCAGTCATGTCCGAAGTCGGTTCTGACGATGATTCGAAATTTAAAAAACCGGCTAGCGTGTCTGAAGTAGAGGTATTAAATAATGGATCAGAACCTGCAATAAAAGCAGGACCATATACACCAGAAAGCCAAAAAACAACGGAGTATTTTGTTAAAGGGACAGAGCCTTCAGAGAGCTCCTCTGAGTATCAGGAACCTGAACCTGAGGAAGAGCCAGAACAGCCTCAAGGTGTCTCTAAACCAGAGGTTTCCGTTAATTTTGATCAGGCAGCCAATGCCATTTCCCTAACATGGGGATATGATTCTGCGGAAAAAACAAATGTAACGTTTGAGGTGACTCAGTCACAGGACGGAGGCCCTTCACAGGTGATCACGAGCACGAAAGATTCGTCTTTTACTGTTCCTAATCCGCAGCCTGGATCAACCTATCAGTTCCAGGTTACAGCGATTAGAGACAACGATAATACACGAAGCGAGCCTGGTGCGGCATCTGTGACCATTCCGGCAGCGGAAGAACCGGCCCCTGATCAAGACGGCCAAACACCAGCTGAGCCCCCTGCGGATGGCGAACAGCCGCCAGGACAGGAACCGCCTCCTGGTCAGGAGCCTCCTCCAGGACAAGAACCGCCTCCGACAGAGCCGCCAACTGACGGCGGAAATGACGGAGGCACCGGCGGTCAGGATGGCCAGCAGCCCGGTCAGCCTGGCACCCCTCCTCCCGGACAGGGCGGCACCGGAGGCACCGGCGGAACCGGCGGCACTGGCGGAACCGGTGATGACGGCAACCCAAATAATTAA
- the asnS gene encoding asparagine--tRNA ligase, with translation MKTTISQVHKYTGKEVTIGAWIANKRSSGKIAFLQLRDGTGFMQGVVVKAEVPEEVFQKAKSVTQETSVYVTGIIREDERSPFGYEMGVINVEIIHEATDYPITPKEHGTEFLMDHRHLWLRSKRQHSVMKIRNEIIRATYEFFNKEGFAKVDPPILTGSAPEGTSELFHTKYFDEDAYLSQSGQLYMEAAAMALGKVFSFGPTFRAEKSKTRRHLIEFWMIEPEMAFYKFEDNLVVQENYVSFIVQSVLENCSLELTTLGRDISKLEHIKAPFPRITYDDALKMLHEKGFEDIQWGDDFGAPHETAIAESFDKPVFITHYPTSLKPFYMQPSKDREDVVLCADLIAPEGYGEIIGGSERIHDQALLQQRLEEHGLESDAYKWYLELRKYGSVPHSGFGLGLERTVAWISGVEHVRESIPFPRLLNRLYP, from the coding sequence TTGAAAACAACTATTTCACAAGTACACAAATACACAGGTAAAGAAGTTACAATTGGAGCTTGGATCGCGAATAAACGTTCAAGCGGGAAGATTGCCTTTTTGCAGCTGAGAGACGGAACAGGCTTCATGCAGGGCGTCGTAGTTAAAGCTGAAGTGCCAGAAGAGGTCTTTCAGAAAGCCAAATCAGTTACACAGGAAACGTCCGTATATGTAACAGGCATCATCAGAGAGGACGAGCGTTCTCCTTTCGGATATGAAATGGGTGTTATCAATGTAGAGATCATCCATGAAGCAACGGATTATCCAATTACACCAAAAGAGCATGGAACAGAATTCCTGATGGATCACCGTCATTTATGGCTTAGATCCAAGCGCCAGCATAGCGTAATGAAAATAAGAAATGAAATTATCCGTGCAACCTATGAATTTTTCAATAAAGAGGGATTTGCAAAAGTTGATCCTCCAATTCTGACAGGAAGTGCACCGGAAGGGACTTCAGAACTTTTTCATACGAAATATTTTGATGAGGATGCTTACCTTTCCCAAAGCGGTCAGCTGTACATGGAAGCAGCAGCGATGGCACTTGGCAAAGTCTTTTCGTTTGGTCCGACATTCCGTGCTGAAAAATCCAAAACACGCCGTCATTTAATCGAATTTTGGATGATTGAACCGGAAATGGCTTTCTACAAATTTGAAGATAACCTGGTTGTCCAGGAAAATTACGTATCATTTATCGTACAAAGTGTATTGGAAAATTGCAGCCTGGAATTGACGACATTGGGAAGAGATATTTCAAAACTCGAGCATATTAAAGCGCCATTCCCAAGAATTACGTATGATGATGCTTTGAAAATGCTGCATGAAAAAGGATTTGAGGATATTCAATGGGGAGATGATTTCGGTGCGCCTCACGAAACAGCAATCGCCGAAAGCTTTGACAAACCTGTGTTTATCACTCATTATCCGACGTCTCTTAAACCGTTTTATATGCAACCTTCAAAAGACCGTGAAGACGTCGTTCTTTGTGCAGATTTGATTGCACCGGAAGGGTACGGAGAAATTATCGGCGGATCTGAAAGAATCCATGACCAGGCTCTTCTTCAGCAGCGCCTGGAAGAACATGGGCTGGAAAGCGACGCCTATAAATGGTATCTTGAACTTCGTAAGTACGGCTCCGTTCCGCACTCTGGCTTCGGACTAGGTTTAGAACGGACAGTAGCCTGGATCAGCGGCGTGGAGCATGTTCGCGAGTCCATTCCGTTCCCAAGACTGTTGAACCGCTTGTATCCATAA
- the recU gene encoding Holliday junction resolvase RecU, translating to MTYRYPNGKIYSPVEKEKDPAKKRSNPLYSNRGMTLEEDLNETNEFYLHRGIAVVHKKPTPVQIVNVDYPRRSAAVIKEAYFKQSSTTDYNGIYKGRYLDFEAKETKNPSSFPLQNFHEHQITHMKQVLAQDGICFVILSAFGKIFLLPASHLIGFWERKENGGRKSITKAEIEEHAILIPLGFSPRIHYINVLDALYFN from the coding sequence ATGACTTATCGGTATCCTAACGGTAAAATATATTCACCGGTGGAAAAAGAGAAGGATCCTGCAAAAAAACGGAGCAATCCACTTTATAGCAACAGGGGGATGACCCTTGAGGAAGATTTAAATGAAACAAACGAGTTTTATCTGCATAGGGGAATAGCCGTTGTCCACAAAAAGCCCACGCCTGTTCAGATTGTGAATGTGGATTACCCCCGCAGAAGCGCAGCTGTCATAAAGGAGGCTTATTTTAAACAATCCTCTACTACGGATTACAATGGGATCTACAAAGGACGATACCTGGATTTTGAAGCGAAAGAGACGAAAAACCCGTCCTCCTTCCCGCTCCAGAATTTTCACGAGCATCAAATTACCCATATGAAGCAGGTTCTGGCACAAGACGGCATTTGCTTCGTGATTTTATCAGCCTTCGGGAAAATCTTTCTGCTTCCAGCCAGCCATTTAATCGGATTTTGGGAACGCAAAGAAAATGGCGGCCGCAAATCCATTACAAAAGCTGAGATTGAGGAACATGCCATCTTAATACCACTAGGCTTCAGCCCTAGAATTCATTACATTAACGTTTTAGATGCTCTTTATTTTAATTAG